The following coding sequences are from one Rutidosis leptorrhynchoides isolate AG116_Rl617_1_P2 chromosome 11, CSIRO_AGI_Rlap_v1, whole genome shotgun sequence window:
- the LOC139877633 gene encoding putative HVA22-like protein g translates to MLGELITKSLVLILGYAYPAFECFKTIERHGAANSELRFWCQYWVIIAILTVVERIGDIFISWVPMYGELKLALIIYLWYPKTKGTGYVYNAMLRPFVARHETDIEKSLREMRRKVCDVAIYYWHNSSNWDKLHFMKYFDIWLQNLQDRDPKYHFSPSRFQRNPLSKKQRRYGDTVFNDA, encoded by the exons ATGCTAGGTGAACTTATTACAAAAAGCCTTGT GTTGATTCTTGGATATGCATATCCAGCTTTTGAGTGCTTTAAAACCATTGAAAGACATGGTGCAGCAAATTCAGAATTAAGATTTTGGTGTCAATATTG GGTGATCATCGCAATACTTACAGTTGTTGAACGAATCGGTGATATATTTATTTCTTG GGTACCAATGTATGGAGAATTGAAGCTAGCCCTTATTATATATTTATGGTATCCTAAAACTAAG GGAACGGGATATGTATATAACGCCATGTTGAGACCATTTGTAGCGCGCCATGAAACTGATATCGAAAAAAGTTTAAGGGAAATGAGAAGGAAAGTGTGTGATGTGGCGATTTATTATTGGCACAATTCTTCGAATTGGGACAAACTACACTTTATGAAATATTTCGATATTTGGCTTCAAAACCTTCAAGATCGAGATCCGAAGTACCATTTTTCTCCTTCTCGTTTTCAAAGAAACCCGCTAAGCAAAAAACAAAGAAGATATGGTGATACAGTGTTTAAC